A stretch of Myxococcus hansupus DNA encodes these proteins:
- a CDS encoding aldehyde dehydrogenase family protein, translating into MIYAAPNQSGSKVQFKPRYQNFIGGRWVEPARGQYFENISPVTGKPFCEVARSTAEDIEKALDAAHAARLSWGRTSPTVRANILNKIADRMEQNLEMLAVAETWDNGKPVRETLAADVPLAIDHFRYFAGCIRAQEGGVSELDHDTVAYHFHEPLGVVGQIIPWNFPLLMAAWKLAPALAAGNCVVLKPAEQTPASILLWTELIQDLLPEGVLNVVNGFGVEAGKPLASSPRIAKVAFTGETSTGRLIMQYASENLIPVTLELGGKSPNIFFEDIMAQDDDFLDKSLEGFAMFALNQGEVCTCPSRSLISERIYGQFIERALERVRKVKPGNPLDTDTKVGAQASNDQLEKILSYIDIGKKEGAKVLIGGERVELAGDLKGGYYVAPTVFQGHNRMRVFQEEIFGPVVSVATFKDFDDAIRQANDTLYGLGAGVWTRDGNTAYRAGRSIEAGRVWTNCYHLYPAHAAFGGYKQSGIGRENHRKMLDHYQQTKNLLVSYSPKAMGFF; encoded by the coding sequence GTGATCTACGCCGCCCCCAATCAGTCCGGCTCCAAGGTCCAGTTCAAGCCCCGGTATCAGAACTTCATCGGAGGACGCTGGGTCGAGCCCGCGCGCGGGCAGTACTTCGAGAACATCAGCCCCGTGACGGGCAAGCCCTTCTGTGAAGTGGCGCGCTCCACGGCCGAGGACATCGAGAAGGCGTTGGATGCGGCCCACGCGGCGCGGCTGTCGTGGGGACGCACCTCGCCCACCGTCCGGGCGAACATCCTCAACAAGATCGCCGACCGGATGGAGCAGAACCTGGAGATGCTCGCCGTCGCGGAGACGTGGGACAACGGCAAGCCCGTGCGCGAGACGCTCGCCGCGGACGTCCCGCTGGCCATCGACCACTTCCGTTACTTCGCCGGCTGCATCCGCGCGCAGGAAGGCGGCGTGAGCGAGCTGGACCACGACACTGTCGCGTACCACTTCCACGAGCCGCTCGGCGTCGTGGGGCAGATCATCCCCTGGAACTTCCCACTGCTGATGGCGGCGTGGAAGCTGGCGCCAGCGCTGGCCGCGGGCAACTGCGTGGTTCTCAAGCCCGCGGAGCAGACGCCCGCGAGCATCCTGCTGTGGACCGAGCTCATCCAGGACCTGCTGCCGGAGGGCGTGCTCAACGTCGTCAACGGCTTCGGCGTCGAGGCGGGCAAGCCGCTGGCCAGCAGCCCTCGCATCGCGAAGGTGGCCTTCACCGGTGAGACGAGCACGGGCCGGCTCATCATGCAGTACGCCAGTGAGAACCTCATCCCCGTCACGCTGGAGCTGGGCGGCAAGAGCCCCAACATCTTCTTCGAAGACATCATGGCGCAGGACGACGACTTCCTGGACAAGTCGTTGGAGGGCTTCGCCATGTTCGCCCTCAACCAGGGCGAGGTCTGCACCTGCCCCTCGCGCTCCCTCATCAGCGAGCGCATCTACGGCCAGTTCATCGAGCGCGCGCTGGAGCGCGTCCGCAAGGTGAAGCCGGGCAACCCGCTGGACACTGACACCAAGGTCGGCGCGCAGGCGTCCAACGACCAGCTCGAGAAGATCCTCAGCTACATCGACATCGGCAAGAAGGAGGGCGCCAAGGTCCTCATCGGCGGTGAGCGTGTGGAGCTCGCCGGCGACTTGAAGGGCGGCTACTACGTGGCGCCCACGGTGTTCCAGGGCCACAACCGGATGCGCGTCTTCCAGGAGGAGATCTTCGGTCCCGTGGTGAGCGTGGCGACGTTCAAGGACTTCGACGACGCCATTCGCCAGGCCAACGACACGCTGTATGGCCTGGGCGCCGGGGTGTGGACGCGAGACGGCAACACCGCCTACCGGGCGGGGCGCTCCATCGAGGCGGGCCGCGTGTGGACCAACTGCTACCACCTCTATCCCGCGCACGCGGCGTTCGGCGGCTACAAGCAGTCGGGCATCGGGCGTGAGAACCACCGGAAGATGCTGGACCACTACCAGCAGACGAAGAACCTGCTCGTCAGCTACAGCCCCAAGGCCATGGGCTTCTTCTGA
- a CDS encoding DUF779 domain-containing protein yields MSGAGAGSGTGGQAETAGVARVDVTPEAAAVIRQLRATHGPLMFHQSGGCCDGSAPMCYPVGEFRVGQRDVFLGDVEGCPVYIGGAQFELWQHTHLTLDVVKGRGAGFSLESPLGVRFLTRSRIFTDDEYARMKNAPPPRRGPPE; encoded by the coding sequence ATGAGCGGCGCCGGTGCCGGCTCCGGCACGGGCGGGCAGGCCGAGACGGCGGGGGTGGCCCGGGTGGACGTGACGCCCGAAGCCGCCGCCGTCATCCGCCAGCTCCGCGCCACGCACGGACCGCTGATGTTCCATCAGTCGGGTGGCTGCTGCGACGGCAGCGCGCCCATGTGCTACCCGGTGGGGGAGTTCCGCGTGGGCCAGCGGGACGTCTTCCTCGGCGACGTGGAGGGCTGCCCCGTCTACATCGGCGGTGCGCAGTTCGAGCTTTGGCAGCACACGCACCTCACCCTGGACGTGGTGAAGGGGCGGGGCGCGGGCTTCAGCCTGGAGTCGCCGCTGGGCGTGCGCTTCCTCACCCGCAGCCGCATCTTCACGGATGACGAATACGCACGCATGAAGAACGCACCGCCACCCCGGCGCGGACCTCCGGAGTAG
- a CDS encoding TauD/TfdA family dioxygenase — MTIHRLESHADFVRVHFHPGSGPRHADFHWFWLRHNSELDRHPLTHERIVCSSELPFELRPRDVRVTSDATALEVDWGDRADGQVSRYDSQWLQTHAYAMGRSPAPAPPSDVSALAVDPKRLDGPLGRAVLQRLQDTGAAVVRGFGNDTEALIEAFGREGLSVIETHFGRIEDLRTDNTTNLHTDQLGYTDSAVQLHTDQPFLERPPRYQLLHCQRPAEVGGENSVVDGLAAALHLADVDSHAFDLLRTVPVTFHRKQRDFERVLTAPLLDFAAPGGFRIRYSYFTLAPHRVPFAEMEAWYRAYNRFAKLVRDEHHQYRFRLGEGDLLVYDNWRMLHARTAFSGARWLRGVYFDAE; from the coding sequence ATGACGATTCACCGACTCGAGTCGCACGCCGACTTCGTGCGCGTCCACTTCCATCCCGGCTCGGGCCCGCGTCACGCGGACTTCCACTGGTTCTGGCTCCGCCACAACTCGGAGCTGGACCGGCACCCGCTGACCCACGAGCGCATCGTCTGTTCCTCCGAGCTCCCCTTCGAGCTGCGCCCCAGGGACGTGCGTGTCACCTCGGACGCGACGGCCTTGGAGGTCGACTGGGGAGACCGCGCGGACGGGCAGGTGAGCCGTTACGACAGCCAGTGGCTCCAGACGCATGCCTATGCGATGGGACGCAGCCCGGCTCCGGCGCCGCCTTCCGATGTCTCCGCGCTGGCCGTCGACCCGAAGCGCCTCGACGGGCCGCTGGGTCGCGCGGTGCTGCAAAGGCTCCAGGACACGGGCGCCGCCGTGGTGCGTGGCTTTGGCAATGACACGGAGGCGCTCATCGAGGCCTTCGGCCGCGAAGGTCTCTCCGTCATCGAGACGCACTTCGGCCGTATCGAGGACTTGCGCACCGACAACACCACGAACCTCCACACGGACCAGTTGGGGTACACGGACAGCGCCGTGCAGCTCCACACGGACCAGCCCTTCCTGGAGCGGCCGCCGCGCTACCAGTTGCTGCACTGCCAACGGCCCGCGGAGGTGGGCGGCGAGAACAGCGTGGTGGATGGGCTCGCCGCCGCGCTGCATCTGGCGGACGTGGACTCGCACGCGTTCGACCTGCTGCGCACGGTGCCGGTGACGTTCCATCGCAAGCAGCGGGACTTCGAGAGGGTGCTCACCGCTCCACTGCTGGACTTCGCCGCGCCAGGGGGCTTTCGCATCCGCTACAGCTACTTCACGCTGGCACCGCACCGCGTGCCCTTCGCGGAGATGGAGGCGTGGTACCGCGCCTACAACCGCTTCGCGAAGCTGGTGCGCGACGAGCATCACCAGTACCGCTTCCGGCTCGGAGAGGGGGACCTCCTCGTCTACGACAACTGGCGGATGCTGCATGCGCGGACCGCATTCTCGGGGGCGCGGTGGTTGAGAGGGGTGTACTTCGACGCGGAGTAG
- a CDS encoding pyridoxal phosphate-dependent decarboxylase family protein: MMPKTPRLTSQGMSHQDVLAKMRELRADDANWREGRTWSLVYNAGEDIRRLLAEAYTEFMSENGLSPLAFPSLRTFESEVLAIAAELFQGETAAGTMTSGGTESILMAVKTARDFARAEKGITAPEMVLPASVHPAFQKAAHYFDVKPINVPLAADFRADVAAMRAAVGPNTVLVVGSAPAYPHGVVDPITELAAMAQEKGVLFHVDACLGGFLLPFARKLGHDVPPFDFAVPGVTSMSADLHKYGYAAKGASLVLYRSAELRRYQFFTYADWCGGIYASPSMAGTRPGGAIAAAWAILKYLGEEGYLKLAGTVLDTARTLREGIAAVPGLKLLGEPKLSVFAFSSDTLDIYALGDAMEARGWKLDRQMGPPALHLMVTPAHAKVAEPFLADLRECAASLASGAPAPEGSAAMYGMLGAMPDRREAADFIRQFMDAIYE, translated from the coding sequence ATGATGCCGAAGACGCCCCGTCTGACCTCTCAGGGAATGAGCCACCAGGACGTGCTCGCGAAGATGCGCGAGCTGCGCGCGGATGACGCGAACTGGAGGGAAGGGCGGACGTGGAGTCTTGTCTATAACGCGGGCGAGGACATCCGCCGGTTGCTCGCGGAGGCCTATACGGAGTTCATGTCGGAGAACGGCCTGAGCCCGCTGGCCTTCCCCAGCCTGCGCACCTTCGAGTCCGAGGTGCTCGCCATCGCCGCGGAGCTGTTCCAGGGCGAGACGGCCGCGGGCACGATGACGTCGGGTGGCACCGAGTCCATCCTCATGGCCGTGAAGACGGCCCGTGACTTCGCGCGCGCGGAGAAGGGCATCACCGCGCCGGAGATGGTGCTCCCGGCCTCTGTCCACCCGGCCTTCCAGAAGGCCGCGCACTACTTCGACGTGAAGCCCATCAATGTCCCGCTCGCGGCGGACTTCCGCGCGGACGTGGCCGCCATGCGCGCGGCGGTGGGCCCGAACACCGTGCTCGTGGTGGGTTCGGCGCCCGCGTATCCGCACGGCGTGGTGGACCCCATCACCGAGCTGGCCGCCATGGCACAGGAGAAGGGAGTCCTCTTCCACGTGGACGCCTGTCTCGGCGGCTTCCTGTTGCCCTTTGCCCGCAAGCTCGGCCACGACGTGCCCCCGTTCGACTTCGCCGTGCCGGGCGTCACCAGCATGTCCGCGGACCTTCACAAGTATGGCTATGCGGCCAAGGGCGCGTCGTTGGTGCTCTACCGGTCGGCGGAGCTGCGCCGGTATCAGTTCTTCACCTATGCGGACTGGTGCGGCGGCATCTATGCGTCGCCGTCCATGGCGGGCACGCGGCCGGGTGGGGCCATCGCCGCCGCGTGGGCCATCCTCAAGTACCTGGGCGAGGAGGGCTACCTGAAGCTCGCGGGCACGGTGCTGGACACCGCGCGCACGCTGCGCGAGGGCATCGCCGCCGTTCCGGGCCTGAAGCTGCTGGGCGAGCCGAAGCTCAGCGTCTTCGCCTTCTCCTCCGACACGTTGGACATCTACGCGTTGGGCGACGCGATGGAAGCCCGGGGCTGGAAGCTGGACCGGCAGATGGGGCCCCCGGCGTTGCACCTGATGGTGACGCCCGCGCACGCGAAGGTGGCCGAGCCCTTCCTGGCGGACCTGCGGGAGTGCGCGGCCAGTCTGGCCAGCGGCGCCCCCGCGCCCGAGGGCAGCGCGGCCATGTACGGCATGCTGGGCGCCATGCCGGACCGCCGTGAAGCGGCTGACTTCATCCGCCAGTTCATGGACGCCATCTACGAATGA
- a CDS encoding DUF819 family protein, with the protein MMTLIQVLVLVGIPGLTLLAARYVKPVAWVGPVVVCYAAGIVLANLPGVPFVPGVSLSVSEAAVPLAIPLLLFTTDVPRWMRLARSTLLSFVLACVSAMVSAVVVGYAVAEHSDEWWKMAGMLTGVFTGGTANMNAVGLALGVREETFVLLNTADIVVGAVYLLFLVTVAQRLALLFLPRFQNTAGWDEHGTPGEGTTLRPTWAQVRGGALALLLAVSIAGLSAGASVGLLGRLDVTLVLLLITTLALAASFQPAVRGLPGSYALGDYALLVFCVAVGTLADASRLQAAGVFVFAFCAAVMVLAVVLHFGLGALFRIDADTVLITSTATIFGPAFIGPVARALRNRELMVSGVTTGIMGFALGTYLGLAVAWFLRP; encoded by the coding sequence ATGATGACGCTCATCCAGGTCCTGGTCCTGGTGGGCATCCCGGGCCTCACCCTGCTGGCGGCGCGGTACGTGAAGCCCGTGGCCTGGGTGGGGCCGGTGGTGGTGTGCTACGCGGCGGGCATCGTGCTGGCGAACCTGCCCGGCGTGCCCTTTGTCCCGGGGGTGAGCCTCTCGGTGAGCGAGGCCGCCGTGCCGCTGGCCATTCCGCTGCTGCTCTTCACCACGGACGTGCCCCGGTGGATGCGGCTGGCGCGCTCCACGCTGCTGTCCTTCGTGCTGGCCTGCGTCTCCGCCATGGTGAGCGCGGTGGTGGTGGGCTACGCCGTCGCGGAGCACTCGGACGAGTGGTGGAAGATGGCGGGCATGTTGACGGGCGTCTTCACGGGCGGCACCGCCAACATGAACGCGGTGGGCCTGGCGCTGGGCGTGCGCGAGGAGACCTTCGTGCTCCTCAACACGGCGGACATCGTCGTGGGCGCGGTGTACCTGCTCTTCCTGGTGACGGTGGCGCAGCGGCTGGCGCTCCTCTTCCTGCCGCGCTTCCAGAACACGGCGGGCTGGGATGAGCACGGCACGCCGGGGGAGGGCACCACGCTCCGGCCCACCTGGGCCCAGGTGCGAGGCGGCGCCCTGGCCTTGCTGTTGGCCGTGTCCATCGCGGGCCTGTCCGCGGGCGCCTCGGTAGGGCTTCTGGGTCGGCTGGATGTGACGCTGGTACTGCTGCTCATCACCACATTGGCGCTGGCGGCCTCGTTCCAGCCGGCGGTCCGCGGGTTGCCGGGCAGCTACGCGCTGGGGGACTATGCGCTGCTCGTCTTCTGCGTGGCGGTGGGCACCCTGGCGGATGCGAGCCGGTTGCAGGCGGCGGGGGTGTTCGTCTTCGCCTTCTGCGCTGCGGTGATGGTGCTGGCCGTGGTGCTCCACTTCGGGCTGGGGGCGCTGTTTCGCATCGACGCGGACACGGTGCTCATCACGTCCACGGCGACCATCTTCGGGCCCGCCTTCATCGGTCCAGTGGCCCGTGCATTGCGCAACCGGGAGCTGATGGTGTCTGGTGTCACCACCGGCATCATGGGGTTCGCGCTGGGAACCTACCTCGGCCTGGCCGTGGCCTGGTTCCTACGTCCCTGA
- the omp85 gene encoding Omp85 family outer membrane protein has translation MYAIRTTWAVVLAVLLGGVTARAQEGLPPPTPGPPVQPPAKTGWRIQGLPLLNFNSDEGLGYGARLMLVDAGDGTQAPYRHAIIAQFFQTTRGNAVHRFMFDAPTFLDSQWRLGLDVSLLNDRFSPYYGVGGGAEFNQDFSACDDRSALENAPDVCPGNPSFRGLRYYNFEQRTLPSVVLNARRPVKGPLQVAMGYRFRATRVGTRYAPDDLGQSRASRLEEDVQAGRLNDGGPVTGTFRTAELTAGLLLDMRDNEPAPIRGMFHELAVRGAAGATGSSFNYWGATANFRFYHPLGSERLVAALRIMGDAMGGDVPFFLLSSFGGVEWRDGWGGVGGVFTARGILKHRLQGEVKALVNGEVRWQFLSVMPWKQRLDFTAVAFLDAGRAWSDLSFQDSGMGRYAGGGGLRVAWEKNFIVRMDYGVSPQDGTTGFYLDFNHLF, from the coding sequence ATGTACGCGATTCGGACAACGTGGGCCGTGGTGCTGGCAGTGCTGTTGGGTGGAGTGACCGCGCGGGCGCAAGAGGGGCTTCCTCCTCCCACGCCCGGGCCCCCGGTGCAGCCGCCGGCCAAGACGGGCTGGCGCATCCAGGGGCTCCCGCTGCTCAACTTCAACAGCGACGAGGGCCTGGGGTATGGCGCGCGGTTGATGCTGGTGGACGCGGGGGATGGAACGCAGGCGCCCTACCGTCACGCCATCATCGCGCAGTTCTTCCAGACGACGCGCGGCAACGCGGTGCACCGGTTCATGTTCGATGCGCCCACGTTCCTCGACTCGCAATGGCGGCTCGGTCTGGACGTGAGCCTGCTCAACGACCGCTTCTCCCCGTACTACGGCGTGGGCGGCGGGGCGGAGTTCAACCAGGACTTCTCGGCGTGTGACGACCGGAGCGCCCTGGAAAACGCCCCGGACGTCTGCCCCGGCAACCCGTCCTTCCGCGGCTTGCGCTACTACAACTTCGAGCAGCGCACGTTGCCCAGCGTGGTGCTGAACGCGCGCCGGCCGGTGAAGGGGCCCTTGCAGGTGGCCATGGGGTACCGCTTCCGCGCGACGCGGGTGGGCACCCGCTACGCCCCGGACGACCTGGGCCAGTCACGGGCCTCGCGGCTGGAGGAGGACGTCCAGGCGGGGCGGCTCAATGACGGCGGTCCCGTGACGGGGACGTTCCGCACGGCGGAGCTGACGGCCGGGCTGTTGTTGGACATGCGGGACAACGAGCCCGCGCCCATTCGCGGCATGTTTCATGAGCTGGCGGTGCGCGGCGCGGCGGGCGCGACGGGCAGCTCGTTCAACTACTGGGGCGCGACGGCGAACTTCCGCTTCTATCACCCGCTGGGGAGCGAGCGGCTGGTGGCCGCGTTGCGCATCATGGGCGACGCGATGGGCGGCGATGTGCCGTTCTTCCTGCTCAGCTCGTTCGGCGGCGTGGAGTGGCGTGACGGGTGGGGCGGCGTCGGTGGCGTCTTCACCGCGCGGGGCATCCTGAAGCACCGGCTCCAGGGCGAGGTGAAGGCCCTGGTCAACGGCGAGGTGCGCTGGCAGTTCCTCTCCGTGATGCCGTGGAAGCAGCGCCTGGACTTCACGGCGGTGGCCTTCCTGGACGCGGGGCGGGCGTGGTCGGACCTGTCCTTCCAGGACAGCGGCATGGGCCGTTATGCCGGCGGCGGCGGACTGCGGGTCGCCTGGGAGAAGAACTTCATCGTCCGCATGGACTACGGCGTCAGCCCCCAGGACGGGACGACGGGCTTCTACCTGGACTTCAACCATCTGTTCTGA
- a CDS encoding tetratricopeptide repeat protein — MHRLFRIRPWTLALLPLLACKEPEVAAAENQAKRAQAALTEARGHLSSGQASAALGALRRAATAAPDNPEPHLLMAQAHRMAGNQGAAILALKQAASMASSTDPTIQRQLADIYLQQGLTKDALAALITMRDAGNLPDADVLRLARLQAREGQIDAAFKTLESILRENPDDAEAKSVEAEVLWLKGDELLAANLMDRLLTQDPSLASARLLRARYFLVSGFPDLAEADLNAVKGEEGERSDAVTLRARVLLALSRPQDAEEALRKLVDAQPQNADALAWLAETVLLQGRRTDAQALVDQALQLNPRLARALYVRGRSLEEQGDRRGAEEAYRFALSAEPRFAPVHSRMWRIHLKADRATDAQESLERLLGLSEATLEEKAQLAALYARMQTKVTQGLKLIEEALKREPENADYLRTQKTLTGLLPKPKKKPSGPVIIRGRR, encoded by the coding sequence ATGCATCGTCTTTTTCGAATCAGACCGTGGACCCTGGCGCTCCTCCCTCTGCTTGCTTGCAAGGAGCCGGAAGTAGCTGCCGCGGAGAATCAAGCCAAACGGGCCCAGGCCGCGTTGACAGAGGCCCGTGGCCATCTGTCCAGCGGCCAGGCCAGTGCCGCGCTTGGCGCACTGCGCAGAGCCGCCACCGCCGCTCCCGACAATCCAGAGCCGCACCTGCTCATGGCGCAGGCGCACCGCATGGCGGGAAACCAGGGGGCGGCCATCCTCGCGCTGAAGCAGGCCGCGTCGATGGCGTCGTCGACAGACCCGACGATTCAGCGCCAGTTGGCCGACATCTACCTTCAGCAGGGCCTCACCAAGGACGCGCTCGCGGCGCTCATCACCATGCGAGACGCGGGCAACCTGCCGGACGCGGACGTCCTCCGGCTGGCCCGGCTCCAGGCGCGCGAGGGGCAGATTGATGCCGCCTTCAAGACGCTGGAGAGCATCCTTCGGGAGAACCCCGACGACGCCGAGGCCAAGTCCGTGGAGGCCGAGGTGCTCTGGCTCAAGGGCGACGAGCTGCTCGCCGCCAACCTCATGGACCGGCTCCTCACGCAGGACCCGTCGCTGGCGTCCGCGCGGCTGCTGCGGGCTCGGTACTTCCTGGTCAGCGGCTTTCCGGACCTGGCCGAGGCCGACCTGAACGCCGTGAAGGGCGAAGAAGGGGAGCGCTCCGACGCCGTGACGCTGCGGGCGCGGGTGCTCCTGGCGCTGAGCCGCCCCCAGGACGCGGAGGAGGCCCTCCGCAAGCTGGTGGACGCCCAGCCGCAGAACGCCGACGCGTTGGCCTGGCTGGCGGAGACGGTGCTGCTTCAGGGCCGGCGGACGGACGCGCAAGCGCTGGTGGATCAGGCGCTCCAGCTCAACCCCCGGCTCGCCCGCGCGCTGTACGTGCGGGGCCGCTCCCTGGAAGAGCAGGGTGACCGCCGCGGCGCCGAGGAGGCCTACCGGTTCGCGCTGTCCGCCGAGCCCCGCTTCGCTCCGGTGCACTCGCGGATGTGGCGCATCCACCTGAAGGCGGACCGCGCCACGGATGCCCAGGAGTCACTGGAGCGGCTGCTCGGCCTGAGCGAGGCCACCCTGGAAGAGAAGGCCCAGCTCGCGGCGCTCTACGCGCGGATGCAGACGAAGGTGACGCAGGGCCTCAAGCTCATCGAAGAGGCCCTGAAGCGGGAGCCGGAGAACGCGGACTACCTCCGCACCCAGAAGACGCTCACCGGACTGTTGCCCAAGCCCAAGAAGAAGCCCTCGGGCCCGGTCATCATCCGCGGCCGCCGTTGA
- a CDS encoding M16 family metallopeptidase codes for MSFTTYRDVLPSGLRVVTVETPHLHTALLAVYVRTGSRHETLVSNGVSHYLEHLFFRGSEGWPDTVKMNAAVEEVGGNLNGVTTRDHGYYYTPIHPAHLRVGLDIIGDMLTRPRLTDMEVERQIILEEMLDEVDEKGRDIDLDNLSKHILFPGHPLALKIAGTRESVTNLTHDQILKHFVQHYVAGNIVVTAAGRVKHSEVLEMSERAFARLPKGPASIEAPPPLTPPGPRLHFVNHDESQTEFRLNFRGVPEQHEDYPALQIIRRVLDDGLSSRLPFEIVEKRGLAYSVSASLDAYHDAGLLEIEAASAPEKAATVVTECLRVIATLCDDLVGDEELARAKRRHRMLLEFSQDSPGELAGWFGGTELFRTPESFNHRADLVDSQSAARVREVARRYLNRENLTVVAVGQRKGLKALERVVAEAPGLPAPEAPAPAAVNGGRG; via the coding sequence ATGAGCTTCACTACGTACCGGGACGTGCTGCCCTCGGGGCTGCGCGTCGTGACCGTCGAGACGCCCCACCTCCACACGGCCCTGCTGGCTGTCTACGTCCGGACGGGCAGCCGCCACGAGACGCTGGTCAGCAACGGCGTCAGCCACTACCTGGAGCACCTCTTCTTCCGCGGCAGCGAAGGCTGGCCGGACACGGTGAAGATGAACGCCGCCGTCGAGGAAGTCGGCGGCAACCTGAACGGCGTCACCACCCGGGACCACGGGTACTACTACACGCCCATCCACCCCGCGCACCTGCGCGTGGGCCTGGACATCATCGGCGACATGCTCACCCGCCCCCGCCTCACCGACATGGAGGTGGAGCGGCAGATCATCCTCGAGGAGATGCTCGACGAGGTGGATGAGAAGGGCCGGGACATCGACCTGGACAACCTGTCCAAGCACATCCTCTTCCCCGGCCACCCGCTGGCCTTGAAAATCGCCGGGACGCGGGAGTCGGTGACGAACCTCACCCACGACCAGATTCTGAAGCACTTCGTCCAGCACTACGTCGCCGGCAACATCGTCGTCACCGCCGCGGGCCGGGTGAAGCACTCCGAGGTCCTGGAGATGTCCGAGCGCGCCTTCGCCCGGCTCCCGAAGGGCCCGGCCAGCATCGAGGCGCCGCCGCCCCTCACCCCGCCCGGCCCCCGTCTCCACTTCGTCAACCACGACGAATCCCAGACGGAGTTCCGCCTCAACTTCCGCGGCGTCCCCGAGCAGCACGAGGACTACCCCGCGCTGCAAATCATCCGGCGCGTGCTGGATGACGGCCTGTCCTCGCGGCTGCCCTTCGAAATCGTGGAGAAGCGCGGCCTGGCCTACTCCGTCAGTGCGTCGCTGGACGCGTACCACGACGCGGGCCTGCTCGAGATTGAGGCGGCCAGCGCCCCGGAGAAGGCGGCGACGGTCGTCACCGAGTGCCTCCGCGTGATTGCCACGCTCTGCGACGACCTGGTGGGCGACGAGGAGCTGGCCCGCGCCAAGCGCCGGCACCGCATGCTGTTGGAGTTCTCCCAGGACTCGCCGGGCGAGCTGGCCGGGTGGTTCGGCGGCACGGAGCTGTTCCGCACGCCCGAGTCCTTCAACCACCGCGCCGACCTGGTGGACTCCCAGTCCGCCGCCCGCGTGCGCGAGGTGGCCCGGCGCTACCTCAACCGGGAGAACCTCACGGTGGTGGCGGTGGGCCAGCGCAAGGGCCTCAAGGCGCTGGAGCGCGTGGTGGCGGAAGCCCCGGGCCTTCCCGCGCCCGAGGCTCCCGCGCCGGCGGCCGTCAACGGCGGCCGCGGATGA